The proteins below come from a single Mesobacillus jeotgali genomic window:
- the ytfJ gene encoding GerW family sporulation protein: MSDHPIQGLMTTAMESLKEMIDVNTIIGDPVETPDGSVILTVSKVGFGFAAGGSEFVLESSKGGSGGSGGSGGQSGGAQHPFGGGSGGGVSITPIAFLIVSSRGVKMLHLDENTHLYEKILDLAPQAVEKIQQMLSKKDQNSQDSSQNSSQNKDQKQNDYNGPKTDLDI, translated from the coding sequence ATGTCCGACCATCCAATTCAAGGATTAATGACAACTGCCATGGAAAGCTTGAAAGAAATGATTGATGTCAACACAATCATTGGGGACCCCGTAGAAACACCGGATGGAAGTGTAATCCTGACAGTTTCAAAGGTAGGTTTCGGTTTTGCTGCAGGTGGAAGTGAGTTCGTGTTGGAAAGCTCGAAGGGAGGTTCAGGTGGCTCAGGCGGTTCTGGAGGACAATCCGGAGGAGCACAGCACCCATTCGGAGGAGGAAGCGGGGGCGGTGTTTCTATCACGCCAATTGCTTTCTTGATCGTCAGTTCCAGGGGTGTGAAAATGCTTCATCTTGATGAAAATACACATTTGTATGAGAAGATTCTAGACCTGGCTCCTCAGGCGGTGGAAAAAATCCAGCAAATGTTGTCCAAGAAGGACCAGAACAGCCAGGATAGCAGCCAGAACAGCAGCCAGAACAAGGATCAAAAGCAAAATGACTATAATGGCCCGAAAACTGATCTTGATATTTAG
- a CDS encoding DUF2953 domain-containing protein has protein sequence MKIDDNSPTIIAEQKVRSGPDENMKQQKTTQVDKNDLLSSLHDFKQLINHIVGLHKIIRNFLKKVTIRNIEWHTVVGVSDAAATGVLTGAFWAVKGGVIGVLSNYMKMKEMPVMTITPSFQQTVSITSFKCMIQVRVGHAILAGIKLVKYWRGGWPEFKSKPLSALSGENTNSV, from the coding sequence GTGAAAATTGATGATAATTCTCCTACCATTATTGCCGAGCAAAAAGTCAGATCAGGGCCCGATGAAAATATGAAACAACAAAAAACCACTCAGGTTGATAAAAATGATTTACTAAGCAGCCTTCATGATTTCAAGCAGCTGATCAATCACATCGTCGGACTCCATAAAATCATCCGGAATTTCTTAAAAAAGGTGACGATCAGGAATATTGAGTGGCATACGGTGGTGGGCGTTTCGGACGCAGCAGCCACAGGCGTATTAACGGGTGCCTTTTGGGCAGTCAAAGGAGGGGTCATTGGAGTACTGAGCAACTATATGAAAATGAAAGAAATGCCTGTCATGACGATTACACCAAGCTTCCAGCAAACCGTATCAATTACTAGTTTTAAATGTATGATACAAGTCAGAGTCGGGCATGCTATTTTAGCAGGTATAAAGCTGGTTAAATATTGGAGAGGCGGCTGGCCTGAATTTAAATCAAAGCCATTATCCGCTCTTTCCGGTGAAAATACTAATTCTGTCTAA
- a CDS encoding RDD family protein has product MNSSEPSDNRSGYQAETDRPTLQSDSGNLQARGNPEADIYVKGGFEPENHIYAGLYAGFWTRFWAYLLDLIVIGSINRMIINPVFRALDLSLIEDGIFSPMTIATAVVFYLYFVLMTKFFGQTLGKMVFGLKVVELDGKGLTWGTVIFREWVGRFISATIMILYVVVAFTKKKQGLHDLFADTTVIYEPR; this is encoded by the coding sequence ATGAATAGTTCTGAACCCTCTGATAACAGATCGGGCTATCAAGCGGAAACCGACCGCCCAACACTCCAGTCTGATTCAGGAAATTTACAAGCCCGGGGCAATCCGGAAGCTGATATTTATGTAAAAGGCGGGTTTGAACCGGAGAATCATATATATGCCGGTCTCTATGCCGGGTTCTGGACACGTTTCTGGGCCTACCTGCTTGACTTGATTGTCATCGGAAGTATCAACCGGATGATCATCAATCCTGTATTCCGGGCACTGGATCTATCGTTGATTGAAGATGGAATTTTTTCGCCGATGACCATCGCGACTGCAGTCGTCTTCTATTTATATTTTGTGTTAATGACAAAATTCTTTGGCCAAACCCTTGGGAAAATGGTCTTTGGCTTGAAAGTGGTGGAGCTGGATGGAAAGGGGCTTACATGGGGAACCGTTATTTTCCGCGAGTGGGTTGGCCGCTTCATTTCAGCGACGATCATGATTTTGTATGTGGTCGTTGCTTTTACGAAAAAGAAACAGGGCCTGCATGACCTGTTTGCTGATACAACCGTCATATATGAACCACGTTAA
- the sppA gene encoding signal peptide peptidase SppA — translation MNGKRWAALGIAVGLFIASTVINLLSTFAFSDAESAFTDMFAVSEEMFAEEIIEEGDMLSKIAVLSINGVIQDTGDAESFFESPLYNHRAFLEQLDYVKEADDVKAIILQVNSPGGGVVESAQIHDKIKEIQKETKKPVYVSMGSMAASGGYYVSAPADKIFASPETLTGSLGVIMQGVNYAGLAEKYGVEFTTIKSGPYKDIMSPSRPMTEDERKILQSMIDNSYEGFVKVISEGRDLSVERVKEIADGRIYDGRQAKQLDLIDGFGYLEDVIDSVRKDQKLGDATVVKYTESLGFGSFFSMGAQKIMGKDAEMAGLMKLLSQPNSPRLMYLYAE, via the coding sequence ATGAATGGTAAAAGGTGGGCGGCTTTAGGGATTGCCGTCGGGTTATTCATTGCATCAACAGTTATTAATCTTCTGTCTACATTCGCTTTCAGTGACGCAGAAAGTGCTTTTACAGATATGTTTGCAGTCTCGGAAGAAATGTTTGCGGAAGAAATTATCGAAGAAGGTGACATGCTGAGCAAAATAGCAGTATTGTCCATTAATGGAGTGATCCAGGATACTGGGGATGCTGAATCATTTTTTGAAAGTCCGCTCTATAATCACAGGGCGTTCTTGGAACAGCTGGATTATGTCAAGGAAGCAGATGATGTTAAGGCGATCATCCTGCAAGTGAACTCTCCTGGCGGCGGCGTCGTGGAAAGTGCTCAAATCCATGACAAGATCAAGGAAATCCAAAAGGAAACGAAAAAACCGGTTTATGTATCGATGGGGTCAATGGCCGCTTCGGGCGGTTATTATGTGTCTGCTCCAGCAGATAAAATCTTTGCAAGCCCTGAGACGCTTACCGGATCGCTGGGTGTTATCATGCAAGGAGTTAACTATGCAGGTCTGGCGGAAAAGTATGGAGTTGAATTCACGACAATCAAAAGCGGGCCATACAAGGATATCATGAGCCCATCCAGACCGATGACAGAAGATGAACGCAAAATCCTGCAATCGATGATTGACAATTCGTATGAAGGATTCGTAAAGGTCATTTCGGAAGGGCGCGATCTGTCTGTTGAACGGGTAAAAGAAATTGCGGATGGCCGGATTTATGATGGGCGCCAGGCAAAGCAGCTGGATTTGATCGATGGGTTTGGTTATCTTGAGGATGTCATCGACAGTGTCAGGAAGGACCAAAAACTTGGCGACGCTACTGTTGTTAAATACACAGAAAGCTTGGGATTCGGTTCATTTTTCAGCATGGGTGCCCAAAAAATCATGGGGAAAGACGCAGAAATGGCAGGCTTGATGAAGTTATTGTCCCAGCCTAATTCTCCGCGCCTCATGTATTTATATGCGGAATAA
- a CDS encoding NAD kinase, with amino-acid sequence MPDRRNIYFYHTPDTTMLEKVEPLYELARRYDFNIINDHRTANIIVSIGDDGTFLQAVRKTGFRDDCLYAGISITGSLNMYCDFHLEDTDKMIEAITNAQIEVRRYPTIEVTIDEETTFGCLNEFSVRSAIIKAFVMDVFIDDKHFETFRGDGMIVATPTGSTAYNKSVNGAVVDPLLPCMQVSELASVNNNHYRTLGSSFILSGDRKLTFKVAQDGNDYPIMGMDNEAVSIQHVEKFDVKLSNKIIKTVKLKDNSFWEKVKRTFL; translated from the coding sequence ATGCCAGATCGCCGCAATATTTATTTTTACCATACGCCAGATACAACCATGTTGGAAAAAGTTGAGCCCTTATATGAACTGGCTCGCCGCTATGATTTTAATATTATAAATGACCATCGTACCGCAAATATCATCGTAAGCATTGGTGATGACGGTACCTTTCTTCAGGCTGTCAGAAAGACAGGCTTCCGAGATGATTGTCTGTATGCCGGCATTTCGATCACCGGTTCCCTGAATATGTACTGCGATTTCCATCTTGAAGACACAGATAAAATGATTGAAGCAATCACAAATGCCCAAATCGAGGTCAGGCGCTACCCGACCATCGAGGTAACAATCGATGAAGAGACAACTTTTGGCTGCCTGAATGAGTTCAGCGTCCGTTCAGCAATCATCAAAGCTTTTGTGATGGATGTATTCATCGACGACAAGCATTTTGAAACATTCCGTGGTGACGGGATGATCGTCGCAACTCCTACAGGAAGTACAGCGTACAACAAGTCGGTTAATGGCGCAGTTGTCGACCCGCTGCTCCCTTGCATGCAGGTGAGCGAGCTCGCTTCAGTCAATAACAACCATTACCGGACACTCGGCTCATCTTTCATCCTCAGCGGTGACCGCAAGCTTACCTTCAAGGTTGCCCAGGACGGCAATGATTATCCAATCATGGGGATGGACAACGAAGCGGTGAGCATCCAGCATGTCGAAAAATTTGATGTGAAGCTGAGCAACAAAATCATCAAGACTGTCAAACTTAAGGACAACTCTTTCTGGGAAAAAGTGAAGAGAACCTTTTTATAA
- the rarD gene encoding EamA family transporter RarD: MDKRTEQQAGVLYAAFSYILWGVLPVYWKLLNHVNADEILANRVFWSFFFIAAILVLNKKWGLFTGTLLGLAQNKKQLAALAVASMLISINWFMYIWAVNTDQMIEASLGYYINPLVSVLLGMVFLKERLSLLQYISFALAGIGVLIMTISYGQFPWIALTLAISFGLYGLAKKLIKVDFAVGLALETLVVMPLAAIYIGYLMIQGTNSLFSGSMSTTLLLAGAGAATAVPLLFFAKGAQRIPLATLGILQYIAPTLTLILGVFVYHETFSSVHLLAFTFIWSALILYSLSRTKMAAALTVKWKKEKGMPM, translated from the coding sequence ATGGATAAAAGGACCGAACAACAAGCTGGAGTTTTGTACGCAGCTTTTTCTTATATATTATGGGGTGTCCTTCCTGTTTATTGGAAGCTATTGAATCATGTAAATGCTGATGAAATCCTTGCTAACCGTGTGTTCTGGTCGTTTTTCTTCATTGCTGCCATTCTAGTCCTTAATAAGAAATGGGGACTTTTCACCGGGACATTGCTAGGGTTGGCCCAAAATAAGAAGCAACTAGCCGCCCTGGCTGTGGCATCGATGCTGATCAGTATTAACTGGTTCATGTATATCTGGGCAGTCAATACAGACCAGATGATCGAAGCAAGCCTGGGATATTATATCAATCCGCTCGTAAGCGTCCTGCTAGGGATGGTATTCCTGAAGGAACGTCTTTCCTTGCTGCAATATATATCGTTTGCGCTTGCAGGAATCGGTGTGCTGATTATGACAATTTCTTACGGACAATTTCCATGGATCGCTTTAACACTTGCAATCTCTTTTGGCCTGTACGGATTGGCGAAGAAACTGATAAAGGTGGATTTCGCTGTTGGGCTTGCGCTCGAAACACTGGTCGTTATGCCGCTCGCAGCTATCTACATTGGCTACCTTATGATCCAGGGAACGAACTCCCTGTTTTCGGGTTCAATGTCGACGACCCTGCTGCTTGCAGGTGCAGGGGCGGCTACGGCAGTTCCCTTGCTGTTTTTCGCAAAAGGAGCGCAAAGGATTCCGCTCGCAACACTGGGGATCCTGCAGTATATTGCTCCAACATTGACGCTCATCCTTGGAGTTTTCGTCTATCACGAAACATTCTCGTCCGTCCACCTGCTGGCCTTTACCTTTATCTGGTCGGCATTGATTCTCTACTCTCTATCAAGAACTAAGATGGCCGCAGCTTTGACGGTTAAGTGGAAAAAAGAAAAAGGAATGCCTATGTAA
- a CDS encoding iron-sulfur cluster biosynthesis family protein: MEIEIRKAALEELNKVQFSENEGIRILAEFVGTCSIATDIQLQIEEKQADDEVITESGINFFVPKKSVESLPDKIFLDFKPGFGYKISSAEETFGYNFKLKPRNVK, translated from the coding sequence ATGGAAATCGAAATCAGGAAGGCTGCACTAGAAGAGTTAAACAAGGTCCAATTCAGCGAAAACGAAGGAATAAGAATTCTTGCAGAGTTTGTTGGAACATGTTCGATCGCAACGGACATCCAACTGCAAATAGAGGAAAAGCAGGCTGATGATGAAGTGATAACAGAAAGCGGCATTAACTTTTTCGTGCCAAAAAAGTCTGTGGAATCTCTCCCGGATAAAATCTTCCTGGATTTCAAGCCAGGGTTTGGCTATAAAATATCCTCGGCTGAAGAGACATTTGGCTATAACTTCAAGCTTAAACCACGAAATGTAAAATAA
- the mbcS gene encoding acyl-CoA synthetase MbcS — MNREQLIAPQKYNLVSEMERYAQDQERKAIIWENEAGSTKEITYRELLNNANRIGNVFLKHGLQQGDVVLVVVPRLIEAYQVYIASLKTGLVVIPSSEMLRTKDFQYRINHGDVKAIVSYAPFTNEFAGIEEADSLPKFVIGDEKEGWIHLDEEMQTASDELQLANTERDDMAFLSYTSGTTGNPKGVVHTHGWAYAHLRTAATNWLGIQDGDTVWATAGPGWQKWIWSPFLSVMGTGATGLVYQGKFEPQKYLSLLQKYNVNVLCCTPTEYRLMAKVENLSDFNLPGLHSAVSAGEPLNREVIDTFKKHFNVEVRDGYGQTENTLLVGVTKGMELRPGSMGKPTPGNRVEIINENGQPCAPGEVGDIAVHVETPALFKNYYKDPERTAMQFRGDYYVTGDKASKDEEGYFWFEGRGDDIIISSGYTIGPFEVEDALVKHPYVKECAVVASPDEIRGHIVKAFVVLRDGVSPEQENLVAELQQHVKELTAPYKYPRKIEFLEELPKTTSGKIRRIELRKKELEGAK; from the coding sequence ATGAACAGGGAACAATTGATTGCGCCGCAAAAGTATAATCTGGTGTCAGAAATGGAGCGTTACGCACAGGACCAGGAAAGAAAAGCGATTATCTGGGAAAATGAAGCAGGAAGTACAAAAGAGATTACATATCGAGAACTACTCAATAATGCGAATAGAATTGGAAACGTTTTCTTGAAACATGGTTTGCAGCAAGGGGATGTCGTGCTGGTCGTCGTGCCAAGATTGATTGAGGCCTACCAGGTATATATTGCGTCGTTGAAAACGGGATTGGTCGTCATTCCTAGTTCGGAAATGCTAAGAACGAAAGATTTTCAATATCGAATCAACCATGGTGATGTAAAAGCAATTGTCAGCTATGCACCTTTTACAAATGAATTCGCTGGAATCGAAGAAGCCGATAGCCTGCCAAAGTTCGTTATTGGAGACGAGAAAGAAGGCTGGATCCATCTTGATGAAGAAATGCAAACAGCATCGGATGAGCTTCAGCTGGCAAATACAGAACGAGATGATATGGCATTCCTCAGCTATACATCCGGAACGACCGGCAATCCAAAGGGAGTCGTCCATACACATGGATGGGCATATGCGCATCTTCGCACAGCAGCGACAAACTGGCTTGGCATTCAGGATGGTGACACGGTCTGGGCAACTGCCGGTCCTGGCTGGCAAAAGTGGATCTGGAGTCCATTTTTATCGGTTATGGGCACAGGAGCAACCGGCCTGGTTTACCAGGGCAAGTTCGAGCCGCAAAAATATTTATCACTTTTGCAAAAATACAATGTGAATGTCCTTTGCTGCACACCGACGGAGTACCGTCTGATGGCAAAGGTAGAAAACTTAAGTGACTTTAATCTGCCAGGGCTCCACAGTGCTGTTTCTGCAGGAGAGCCGCTTAACCGTGAAGTAATTGATACATTTAAAAAGCATTTCAATGTTGAAGTGCGTGATGGATATGGACAGACGGAAAATACTCTGCTTGTCGGCGTAACGAAAGGCATGGAACTAAGACCGGGGTCGATGGGCAAGCCAACGCCTGGAAACCGCGTCGAAATTATCAATGAAAACGGTCAGCCTTGTGCTCCAGGAGAAGTCGGGGATATCGCAGTCCATGTTGAAACACCAGCACTATTCAAAAACTATTACAAGGATCCTGAGCGGACAGCGATGCAGTTCCGCGGCGATTACTATGTAACAGGAGACAAAGCGAGCAAAGATGAAGAAGGCTACTTCTGGTTTGAGGGACGCGGCGATGACATCATCATCAGCTCTGGTTATACGATCGGGCCTTTCGAAGTAGAGGATGCCCTGGTAAAACACCCTTATGTTAAAGAATGTGCTGTGGTCGCATCACCTGATGAAATTCGCGGCCATATCGTCAAAGCCTTTGTTGTCCTGCGTGACGGTGTCAGTCCTGAACAGGAGAACCTTGTTGCTGAGCTGCAGCAGCACGTAAAAGAATTGACCGCACCATATAAGTACCCACGGAAAATTGAGTTTCTTGAAGAACTCCCAAAGACAACTTCCGGTAAAATTCGCCGCATCGAATTGCGCAAGAAGGAATTGGAAGGTGCAAAATAA
- a CDS encoding alpha/beta-type small acid-soluble spore protein encodes MANNNSSNQLLVPGVSQALDQMKYEIASEFGVQLGGETTSRANGSVGGEITKRLVQMAEQQLGGGFSR; translated from the coding sequence ATGGCAAACAACAACAGCTCAAATCAACTTCTAGTACCTGGAGTATCACAAGCTCTTGACCAAATGAAGTACGAAATCGCTTCTGAATTTGGTGTACAGTTGGGCGGAGAAACTACTTCTCGCGCTAACGGTTCTGTAGGTGGAGAGATCACTAAGCGTTTGGTTCAAATGGCTGAACAACAACTTGGTGGCGGATTCTCTCGCTAA
- the thiI gene encoding tRNA uracil 4-sulfurtransferase ThiI, whose protein sequence is MMYDRILVRYGEISTKGRNRNKFIDRLRKNIKRVLSDYPNVAIKAERDRMFILLNGEDSDGIGEKLKGIFGIQSFSPAIKVEKDLEKMKDAALELFRKIHKPGKTFKITAKRSDKTFELDTNGINSEFGGHILRNVEDLKVDVRKPDINLQIEIRKEAAYISAETIKGAGGLPAASGGKGMLMLSGGIDSPVAGYLTMKRGLEVEGVHFFSPPFTSERAKQKVIDLSKKLAEVNGHFALHIVPFTEIQQAIHKQIPENYTMTTTRRLMLRITDAVREKQGGLAIITGESLGQVASQTLESMYAINEVTTTPIIRPLITMDKLQIMDIAHEIDTHDISIRPYEDCCTVFVPSSPKTKPKLDKVQNFESFFDFEEMIQRAVEGTERIVLKPASDTVDDTMNDLF, encoded by the coding sequence ATGATGTATGACCGTATTTTGGTTCGATATGGAGAAATATCGACAAAAGGAAGAAACAGGAATAAATTTATCGATCGCCTCAGGAAAAATATCAAGAGAGTCTTAAGCGACTATCCGAATGTGGCCATCAAGGCAGAACGTGACCGCATGTTCATCCTTCTGAACGGTGAAGATAGCGATGGGATTGGCGAGAAACTGAAAGGGATATTCGGGATCCAATCCTTCAGCCCAGCAATTAAGGTTGAAAAAGATCTCGAAAAAATGAAAGATGCGGCGCTGGAGCTTTTCAGGAAAATCCATAAGCCTGGCAAAACTTTTAAAATAACCGCTAAACGATCTGACAAGACATTCGAATTGGACACAAACGGAATCAATTCGGAATTTGGCGGCCATATCTTAAGAAATGTTGAAGACTTGAAGGTAGACGTGCGGAAACCTGATATAAATCTTCAGATAGAGATCAGGAAAGAAGCTGCCTATATCTCTGCCGAAACGATCAAGGGTGCGGGAGGACTTCCTGCTGCATCTGGCGGCAAAGGAATGCTGATGCTTTCTGGCGGAATTGACAGCCCTGTTGCCGGCTATCTGACGATGAAAAGAGGGCTCGAAGTCGAAGGTGTCCATTTTTTCAGCCCGCCTTTCACAAGTGAACGCGCTAAGCAGAAGGTAATCGACCTTTCAAAGAAACTTGCAGAGGTGAACGGACATTTTGCGCTTCATATAGTGCCATTCACTGAAATCCAGCAGGCCATTCATAAGCAAATACCGGAAAACTACACGATGACAACGACAAGAAGACTAATGTTGCGCATCACGGACGCCGTTAGGGAAAAGCAGGGCGGCCTTGCGATTATCACCGGTGAAAGTCTTGGCCAGGTTGCCAGCCAGACGCTTGAAAGCATGTATGCTATCAATGAAGTGACTACCACGCCGATCATCCGGCCTTTAATCACAATGGACAAACTGCAAATCATGGATATCGCCCATGAAATTGATACCCATGATATATCAATCCGCCCCTATGAGGATTGCTGTACCGTTTTTGTTCCTTCATCACCAAAAACAAAGCCAAAGCTGGATAAAGTCCAGAACTTTGAAAGTTTTTTCGACTTCGAGGAAATGATCCAGAGAGCAGTTGAAGGCACTGAGCGAATCGTTCTTAAACCAGCTTCGGATACAGTGGATGATACAATGAATGACCTATTTTAG
- a CDS encoding cysteine desulfurase family protein, which yields MIYLDNSATTKPYKEVLDSFVKVSTDFFGNPSSLHKIGGQSEKLLQQARSQVARLLNVKEAEILFTSGGTESNNLAVKGIALAHRERGRHIITTSIEHASIHNAMVQLESLGFEITYVKPDGNGFISADSIEREMRDDTILVSVIHVNNEVGTIQPVKQIGSLLKKYPKAFFHVDFVQGVGKVPLDFYEAGIHLSTISGHKFHGLKGTGALFIKEGVTLSPLFSGGNQEWKQRSGTENVAGLVAMSKALRMTFEHRKENLNQMVAAMETLRSGISQIKEITIHTPKENSAPHILNFSIHGLKAETFVHALEEKNIYVSTTSACSSKKKAASKTLLAMGVPLSEAESAIRVSLTYSNTVEEVKIAVKAIADTVKHLSEVVKK from the coding sequence ATGATTTACTTAGACAACAGTGCCACAACTAAACCCTATAAAGAAGTATTGGACTCATTTGTTAAGGTTTCAACGGATTTTTTCGGAAATCCTTCATCACTCCATAAAATTGGCGGCCAGTCAGAGAAGCTGCTGCAGCAGGCACGTTCCCAGGTCGCCAGGCTGCTAAATGTAAAGGAAGCAGAAATCCTGTTTACATCCGGAGGAACGGAAAGCAATAATCTAGCGGTAAAAGGAATCGCTCTGGCTCATCGGGAAAGAGGCAGGCATATCATTACCACAAGCATTGAACATGCTTCAATCCATAATGCCATGGTCCAGCTGGAATCGCTCGGCTTTGAGATCACGTATGTGAAACCTGATGGTAACGGCTTTATCAGTGCGGATTCGATTGAGAGAGAAATGCGTGATGATACCATCCTCGTTTCCGTGATCCATGTCAATAATGAAGTCGGCACGATTCAGCCTGTAAAGCAAATTGGGAGCTTGCTTAAAAAGTACCCTAAAGCGTTTTTCCATGTTGATTTCGTTCAGGGAGTTGGAAAGGTGCCTTTGGATTTTTACGAAGCTGGAATCCACCTTTCCACCATTTCGGGTCATAAATTCCATGGCCTGAAAGGGACAGGCGCATTGTTCATCAAAGAAGGGGTCACCCTCTCCCCATTATTTTCTGGCGGGAATCAGGAGTGGAAGCAGCGGAGCGGAACAGAAAATGTAGCGGGCCTTGTTGCAATGTCAAAGGCACTAAGAATGACATTTGAACATAGAAAAGAAAACCTGAATCAAATGGTAGCGGCAATGGAAACATTAAGAAGTGGCATCAGCCAAATCAAGGAAATAACTATTCACACTCCAAAAGAAAATAGCGCGCCCCATATCCTTAACTTCTCAATCCATGGATTGAAGGCGGAAACATTTGTGCATGCGCTGGAAGAAAAGAATATTTATGTATCAACAACAAGCGCTTGCTCTTCAAAGAAGAAAGCTGCCAGCAAAACCTTGCTGGCAATGGGAGTGCCACTGTCGGAAGCGGAGAGCGCGATCAGGGTCAGCCTGACATACAGCAATACAGTAGAAGAAGTAAAAATAGCCGTAAAGGCAATTGCAGATACAGTAAAACATTTAAGCGAGGTAGTAAAGAAATGA
- the ezrA gene encoding septation ring formation regulator EzrA, with product MEYIIGGIALLIILFLSGYFMKRKYYSEVDRYESWKIDIMNRPVLDEMSKVKQLNMTGQTEELFERWRQEWDELVTSKLPGIEDYLFDAEEYIDKYRFKKAKESLAVIDRRLTETEDKIKKILGELNELVGSEEKNREEIDGLKEQYRDSKKNLLSHRHSFGSAEASLEAMLENIQVKFVEFDEKTENGNYLEAREIVLSIQAMLEQVSSKMESIPALLHDCQSVIPSQVSDLKDGVREMTAKGYVLDHLNADKEVEEISIELTEYIASLEKGDVEAAEQGIQGLKERIEKLFDLLEEEVIAKQYITKTEHEAKEILVKAITESKTLKEETKHIQESYHLNDKELSAQTNVEHQLKGLLKRFELIDHRITENDTAQSLIKQELEEAKELLDNLVEEQKVLMEKLSALRKDEMAAREKVRDLSKKISDLIRTVSKSNMPGLSQEYKYLLEDANESIKQVNEKLEEKPLDIPVVQQYLEISVLTVEKLEASTEEIVETVMLAERVIQYGNRYRSRYPSVDRGLREAEEHFRNYDYREALEQAATSIEEVDPGALNRIEQMLSEKE from the coding sequence ATGGAGTACATAATTGGCGGAATTGCTTTATTAATAATTCTTTTTTTAAGCGGATATTTTATGAAACGTAAGTATTACAGCGAGGTCGACAGGTATGAATCATGGAAGATTGATATCATGAACCGTCCTGTACTCGATGAAATGTCAAAAGTAAAACAGTTGAACATGACTGGCCAGACAGAGGAGCTTTTTGAGCGCTGGCGCCAGGAGTGGGATGAACTTGTGACATCCAAGCTGCCGGGCATCGAGGATTATCTGTTTGATGCAGAAGAGTATATCGATAAGTATCGGTTCAAGAAGGCCAAGGAATCTCTGGCAGTCATTGACCGAAGGCTTACGGAGACAGAGGATAAGATTAAAAAGATCCTTGGCGAATTGAATGAACTTGTCGGAAGTGAAGAAAAAAACCGTGAGGAAATCGATGGACTGAAGGAGCAATACAGAGATAGCAAGAAAAACCTTCTTTCGCACCGTCACAGCTTCGGAAGCGCTGAGGCAAGTCTTGAGGCGATGCTTGAAAACATCCAGGTAAAATTCGTTGAGTTTGATGAGAAAACAGAGAATGGCAACTACCTTGAAGCAAGGGAAATCGTGCTGTCCATCCAGGCAATGCTTGAACAGGTATCCAGTAAAATGGAATCAATTCCCGCGCTGCTGCATGACTGCCAATCAGTCATACCTTCCCAGGTGAGCGACCTGAAGGACGGAGTCAGAGAGATGACTGCAAAAGGATATGTTCTTGACCATCTGAACGCTGATAAAGAAGTTGAGGAAATCAGCATAGAACTGACTGAATATATAGCTTCTCTGGAGAAAGGCGATGTCGAAGCCGCTGAACAGGGTATCCAGGGGTTGAAGGAACGTATAGAGAAGCTATTCGATCTCCTTGAAGAGGAAGTCATAGCTAAACAATACATCACGAAGACCGAACATGAAGCGAAGGAAATTCTCGTAAAAGCAATAACAGAAAGCAAGACGTTGAAAGAAGAGACAAAGCATATCCAGGAGAGCTACCACCTTAATGATAAAGAGCTCTCAGCACAAACGAATGTAGAACATCAGCTCAAAGGCCTGCTAAAGCGCTTTGAGCTGATCGATCACAGAATCACCGAAAACGATACAGCGCAAAGCCTGATTAAACAGGAGCTTGAGGAAGCGAAAGAGCTGCTCGATAATCTTGTCGAAGAGCAAAAAGTATTGATGGAGAAGTTGAGTGCCCTCCGGAAGGACGAAATGGCGGCAAGGGAGAAAGTCAGGGATCTGTCGAAAAAGATTTCTGATCTGATTCGCACCGTCTCGAAAAGCAATATGCCAGGTTTGTCACAGGAATATAAATATCTTCTTGAAGATGCCAATGAAAGCATCAAACAAGTCAATGAAAAGCTTGAGGAAAAGCCGCTTGATATTCCTGTTGTCCAACAATATCTTGAAATCTCAGTGCTCACAGTTGAAAAGCTGGAAGCATCGACTGAAGAAATCGTTGAGACTGTCATGCTGGCCGAGCGGGTCATCCAATATGGAAACAGATACCGAAGCCGATATCCTTCGGTTGACCGCGGACTTCGGGAAGCAGAAGAACATTTCCGCAATTACGATTATCGTGAAGCCCTTGAACAGGCCGCGACTTCAATTGAAGAAGTGGATCCTGGTGCCTTGAATAGAATTGAGCAAATGTTATCTGAAAAAGAGTGA